From a single Granulicella aggregans genomic region:
- a CDS encoding response regulator transcription factor: MPVLEFASEVVLTPRPFLKQTSLRDHRVADCETEREIVHLVEDDQNVRTEISAALSAVGIEVIAFPSAEEYVRFSDRERASCVIVNFCMPDCRGLELLRKMVKAEAPPIIFISDHPDVASAVSAIKTGAFDFLTEPLDSPALLTAIRKAFAFNRRRCAQKAEAAKLRSRFARLTPREREVFSLVVRGLLNKQASSLLGISEVTLQIHRSQVMRKMEAESLADLVRMSIKLRIPLWRGSLSPEDSGGGLNLPQKMGTQI; the protein is encoded by the coding sequence ATGCCAGTTCTCGAATTTGCCAGCGAAGTCGTCTTGACTCCTAGGCCCTTTCTAAAGCAGACATCCCTCCGAGATCACCGCGTTGCGGATTGCGAGACCGAACGAGAGATCGTACATCTCGTTGAGGACGACCAGAATGTTCGAACCGAGATTTCGGCCGCTCTGAGCGCAGTTGGGATAGAGGTAATCGCCTTCCCTTCGGCAGAGGAGTACGTGCGATTCAGCGACAGGGAGAGGGCATCATGCGTCATCGTGAACTTCTGCATGCCCGATTGCAGGGGTCTAGAGTTGCTAAGGAAGATGGTGAAGGCTGAAGCTCCCCCGATCATATTCATCAGCGACCACCCTGATGTTGCGTCCGCCGTCTCAGCAATTAAAACGGGCGCGTTTGATTTCCTGACCGAACCACTCGACTCACCGGCGTTACTTACAGCAATTAGAAAAGCCTTCGCATTCAATAGGCGGCGGTGTGCGCAGAAGGCAGAAGCGGCGAAGCTGAGGAGCCGCTTCGCTCGGCTGACACCGCGCGAAAGGGAAGTATTTTCCCTGGTTGTCCGGGGCTTATTGAATAAGCAAGCATCGTCTTTGCTGGGAATATCCGAAGTCACTCTACAGATCCATAGAAGCCAAGTCATGCGGAAGATGGAAGCTGAATCTTTGGCGGACCTCGTCAGAATGTCCATCAAGCTCCGAATTCCGCTCTGGCGTGGGAGTCTGTCTCCCGAAGATTCGGGAGGCGGCCTAAATTTGCCCCAAAAAATGGGAACCCAGATATGA
- a CDS encoding response regulator, translating into MTRKITVICVDDHPVLRMGIAAIIAGEQDIELVAEAASAQDAIELFRIHRPDVTLMDLQMPGMNGIEAMLEIREEFPQARFIVLTTYQGDAQALRALKAGASGYLLKSMLRKELMNAIRTVHAGRRCIPPEIAAELAEHVTDDALSDRETEVLRRVAMGTPNKIIAVHLNVSEATVKGHMKSILSKLGANDRTHAVTIAMKRGFIDG; encoded by the coding sequence ATGACGAGAAAGATCACAGTGATTTGTGTTGACGATCATCCTGTTCTCCGAATGGGCATCGCGGCAATCATAGCCGGTGAGCAAGACATCGAGTTGGTGGCGGAAGCAGCGAGCGCGCAAGACGCCATCGAACTCTTCCGCATCCATCGCCCAGATGTCACTTTGATGGATCTGCAGATGCCTGGCATGAACGGCATCGAAGCGATGCTTGAGATACGCGAGGAGTTCCCGCAAGCCCGTTTCATTGTGCTCACGACCTACCAGGGTGATGCGCAGGCGCTGCGCGCGCTGAAGGCCGGCGCGTCCGGCTACCTTCTGAAGAGCATGCTCCGGAAGGAGCTAATGAATGCCATCCGCACGGTGCATGCCGGACGCCGCTGCATTCCGCCCGAGATCGCCGCGGAGCTGGCTGAGCATGTGACCGACGATGCGCTCAGTGATCGAGAGACGGAAGTTCTTCGCAGGGTGGCGATGGGCACCCCAAACAAGATCATAGCCGTTCACCTTAATGTCTCGGAGGCGACTGTAAAGGGACATATGAAAAGTATTCTCTCCAAGCTGGGGGCAAACGACAGGACCCATGCTGTGACGATCGCGATGAAACGGGGCTTCATCGATGGATAG
- a CDS encoding DUF1427 family protein produces the protein MKLLLGLLISFAVGVGCRFFDIPVGSPPVVPGALLVLAMTLGYSSTNTFLNRRNRPATTSYLCGGPSGNTASEEMRDRPLASQGTKERTRA, from the coding sequence ATGAAGTTGCTGCTCGGTCTTTTGATTAGTTTCGCGGTCGGTGTGGGATGCCGGTTTTTCGATATCCCCGTTGGCAGCCCGCCCGTTGTCCCTGGTGCCTTGTTGGTACTCGCGATGACGCTTGGCTACTCGTCGACAAACACGTTTCTGAACCGGCGAAATCGTCCGGCGACTACCTCTTATCTCTGCGGAGGGCCGTCAGGCAACACAGCGAGCGAAGAGATGCGCGATAGACCCTTGGCATCGCAAGGCACAAAAGAAAGGACTAGAGCATGA
- a CDS encoding VOC family protein — translation MLSFRKASTALGTAILAMAVLSHSSMAQSASHDFAAGGELAVGSQYDTTHVYVSPADLNAFVTSFTATFGGHTSKKIVSNVLPEASSTEFQYVWTPSGNLSVFAFDTPIPYPFGLERTGLLVTDLPEAVKAARASGAEIVVEPFKDPIGLDAVVQWDGGVKTQLYWHTTAPSYEALEYVPENRVYVSPDRAEQFARQYLAFTRGKLVAEEKSSDGAEIGRPGTTYRRIRIESKFGKLTILVTDGHLPYPFGRELTGYEVKDLDSTLAKAKKAGASVLWGPYDAGDRSESIVQFPGGYIAEVHALKK, via the coding sequence ATGTTGTCATTTCGTAAAGCGAGCACGGCCTTGGGCACGGCCATCTTGGCGATGGCCGTGCTCTCTCATTCGTCTATGGCACAGAGCGCCAGCCATGATTTCGCTGCAGGCGGCGAGTTGGCTGTGGGATCGCAGTATGACACGACCCACGTCTATGTCTCGCCTGCGGACCTTAATGCGTTTGTCACGAGTTTCACAGCGACATTTGGCGGGCATACCTCGAAGAAGATCGTCTCAAATGTTCTCCCCGAGGCAAGCAGCACCGAGTTTCAGTATGTCTGGACGCCATCCGGCAATCTCTCCGTGTTTGCCTTTGATACGCCGATTCCATATCCATTTGGATTGGAGCGGACCGGTCTGCTGGTGACTGATCTGCCGGAGGCTGTCAAAGCAGCCCGAGCGTCCGGTGCCGAGATCGTCGTGGAACCGTTCAAGGATCCGATTGGACTCGATGCGGTCGTTCAGTGGGATGGAGGAGTGAAGACCCAACTCTACTGGCACACGACAGCTCCCAGCTATGAGGCGTTGGAGTACGTACCGGAGAATCGAGTATATGTCTCACCAGACCGCGCGGAGCAATTCGCCCGCCAGTATCTGGCGTTTACACGAGGCAAGTTAGTCGCCGAAGAGAAGAGTTCCGATGGGGCTGAGATAGGCCGGCCTGGGACAACGTACCGACGTATCCGTATCGAATCGAAGTTCGGCAAGCTGACGATCCTAGTGACAGACGGTCACCTTCCTTACCCGTTCGGTCGAGAACTCACCGGCTATGAGGTAAAGGACCTGGATTCGACGTTAGCAAAGGCGAAGAAAGCCGGAGCGAGTGTCCTGTGGGGTCCGTACGACGCAGGAGATCGCAGCGAGTCGATCGTGCAGTTCCCGGGCGGTTATATCGCCGAGGTCCACGCACTCAAGAAGTAG
- a CDS encoding isochorismatase family protein — translation MKPQDCVLLLVDFQAGLGFGVESSPRQPLVANAVALAKTAAAFSVPVVASTSASHVYSGPLLPALQAVLPAVKSIERRSMNVWEDEAARSAVLAANKKRLIIAGFLTEACVSFPVLSALKDGFEVFVVGDTCGGLTPAGHELALRRMEAAGAQLVSWIQVLLEFQRDWTHHETYEAARAIVEENGGGYGMGLAYARTMIHPT, via the coding sequence TTGAAGCCGCAGGATTGTGTGCTCCTGCTGGTGGACTTTCAGGCCGGACTTGGCTTTGGCGTTGAGTCAAGTCCACGGCAACCACTGGTGGCGAACGCCGTTGCCCTGGCAAAGACTGCTGCGGCGTTCAGCGTCCCAGTGGTTGCCTCCACATCGGCGTCGCATGTTTACAGTGGCCCATTGTTGCCTGCCTTGCAGGCGGTGCTGCCCGCAGTCAAATCCATCGAGCGCAGAAGCATGAACGTTTGGGAGGACGAGGCTGCGCGGTCGGCGGTGCTGGCAGCGAACAAGAAGCGTCTCATCATCGCCGGATTCCTTACCGAGGCGTGCGTTTCCTTTCCCGTCCTCTCTGCGCTGAAAGATGGTTTTGAAGTTTTTGTTGTCGGTGATACCTGTGGCGGGTTGACCCCTGCCGGTCACGAACTTGCGTTGCGACGAATGGAGGCGGCAGGGGCCCAGCTCGTAAGCTGGATTCAAGTCTTGCTGGAGTTTCAGCGCGACTGGACTCACCACGAAACCTATGAGGCGGCCCGGGCGATTGTTGAAGAGAACGGGGGCGGGTATGGGATGGGGCTAGCCTATGCACGCACGATGATTCACCCGACCTGA
- a CDS encoding MFS transporter has translation MSMSSTSEETSGASSPPSSWSPLRGTAFRSLWLATLVSNLGGWMQAVGAAWLMTSITTSPMLVSLVQTAAGLPIFLLALPAGALADIFPRRLLLLVSNYSLLAVVSGLAVCTLSGRVTPAALLAFTCGVGLGEALEAPPFQAIVSDLVPKSQLVAAVSLNSVGYNLARAIGPALGGFVVARFGAGTNFAVDALSFSAVLVVLHRWRETAKKSVLPAERFTGAVRAGLRYVRYSPELRTVLVRTASFVVSGSALWALLPIVVRELKRGPSAYGVLLGSLGAGALIGAAMLPSIRGRLSLDALVGTATAFFGVATLASAFVHSFPMLILLMLLAGVGWIALLSSLNVATRAVVPAWIQARALAVYLLVFQGGMALGSLIWGAMATHFGVRAALAAAGAFLLLTIPLAVSHSLKGGQAMDLASAPTWPEPQMSIDRPQDSAPVLVTVQYKIDPLRLQEFRGEMEKMEAFRRRDGALQWGLFADPITPGCYLEEFVVESWLGHERQHELVTVTDQLLHDRVWALHLGAEPPRVRHFIADERPR, from the coding sequence ATGAGCATGAGCTCGACTTCGGAAGAAACAAGCGGCGCTTCCAGTCCTCCCTCTTCTTGGAGTCCGCTTCGGGGCACGGCATTCCGGTCGCTCTGGCTCGCCACGCTCGTCTCGAACTTAGGCGGCTGGATGCAGGCCGTCGGCGCCGCTTGGTTGATGACCTCGATCACGACCTCGCCGATGCTGGTCTCTCTGGTACAAACCGCTGCCGGCCTTCCCATATTCCTCCTTGCTCTTCCTGCAGGCGCTCTGGCAGACATCTTTCCGCGTCGGCTCCTCCTGCTCGTAAGCAATTACTCCCTGTTGGCGGTTGTCTCGGGACTGGCGGTATGTACGCTATCAGGTCGTGTAACTCCGGCTGCACTGCTGGCATTCACATGTGGAGTCGGTCTGGGAGAAGCCTTGGAGGCTCCGCCCTTTCAAGCGATCGTCAGCGACTTGGTTCCGAAGTCACAGCTCGTCGCGGCTGTTTCGCTCAATAGCGTTGGCTACAATCTGGCGCGCGCAATCGGGCCGGCTTTGGGCGGCTTTGTAGTGGCAAGGTTCGGTGCAGGAACTAACTTCGCTGTCGATGCCTTATCGTTCTCTGCTGTTCTCGTTGTGCTGCACCGGTGGCGCGAGACAGCAAAGAAGTCCGTGCTGCCCGCCGAGCGTTTCACAGGTGCGGTACGCGCGGGGCTGCGATACGTTCGCTACTCACCCGAACTAAGGACGGTGTTGGTGCGGACCGCAAGCTTCGTGGTCTCAGGCAGTGCTCTATGGGCGTTGCTACCGATAGTCGTGCGTGAGCTCAAGCGGGGACCGTCGGCGTATGGTGTATTGCTTGGATCATTAGGTGCGGGAGCGCTCATCGGCGCTGCCATGCTTCCATCTATCAGAGGTCGGCTGTCTTTGGATGCTCTCGTGGGGACCGCGACCGCCTTCTTCGGAGTCGCTACCCTTGCTTCGGCGTTCGTCCACTCCTTCCCCATGCTCATCTTGCTCATGCTGCTGGCTGGAGTTGGCTGGATCGCGCTGCTATCGAGCTTGAACGTCGCGACGCGAGCTGTGGTGCCAGCCTGGATTCAAGCGAGAGCGCTTGCGGTATATCTTCTGGTCTTTCAGGGCGGCATGGCGCTTGGCAGCCTGATCTGGGGTGCCATGGCGACTCATTTTGGTGTTCGTGCAGCTCTCGCTGCCGCAGGTGCATTTCTGCTGCTAACTATCCCGCTTGCTGTGAGCCACTCTCTCAAGGGTGGCCAGGCAATGGACCTTGCTTCGGCCCCCACCTGGCCCGAGCCGCAAATGTCTATCGACAGGCCGCAGGACTCAGCTCCAGTGTTAGTGACGGTACAGTACAAGATCGATCCTCTGCGGCTACAGGAGTTTCGTGGCGAAATGGAAAAGATGGAGGCATTTCGCCGGCGGGATGGGGCACTTCAATGGGGTCTCTTTGCGGATCCCATCACGCCAGGATGTTACCTCGAAGAGTTTGTGGTTGAGTCATGGCTTGGCCACGAACGCCAGCATGAGCTTGTGACCGTTACCGATCAACTGCTTCATGATCGTGTGTGGGCGCTTCATCTGGGAGCAGAACCGCCGCGGGTCCGGCACTTCATCGCCGACGAGCGCCCGCGATAG
- a CDS encoding alginate export family protein, translating into MSWKSDEWYSTVGGEIREVWEQIGNDEFGQTPYWNGYLLQRYMVHVDTHYGPHLRTFVQLKSGLEDNRIGGPRIIDEKRLDFLAAYLEFGTAGEREDRDFIKLRVGRQELNYGSGRLVSVREGPNVRQSFDGFKVRGKVGGWHVDGWAVRPDLDKPGFFNNAPNHATEFWGVYATRPVTKLASADGYYLGLDRQSATFNRGTAHELRHTLGVRLWRPIALKEKRWDFDDEAVWQFGSFGTGGIRAWTVASDHGYSFLDTPLRPRVSVKADLSSGDDPNKKDLGTFNPIFPLGNYFGVLASTGPGPVNFMDIHPRLQTQFPHGVTVSTDWVFQWRQSTLDGIYTVPGSLLRPTGTSRARYVGDRPGIEVKWQVDRHLWMQADYGIFDPGNFIKQTQPAKDLNYWALWAGYKF; encoded by the coding sequence ATGAGTTGGAAGAGCGATGAGTGGTATTCGACTGTTGGGGGTGAGATCCGCGAGGTATGGGAGCAGATCGGCAATGACGAGTTCGGTCAGACCCCTTATTGGAATGGCTATCTTCTCCAGCGCTACATGGTCCACGTGGACACGCATTACGGCCCGCACCTTCGTACCTTCGTCCAGTTGAAGAGTGGCCTCGAAGACAATCGTATTGGCGGCCCGCGAATCATCGACGAAAAGCGACTCGACTTCCTCGCGGCCTACCTTGAGTTTGGCACTGCCGGTGAGCGAGAGGATCGTGACTTTATCAAACTCCGCGTTGGCCGCCAGGAGCTGAACTATGGGTCTGGCAGACTCGTCTCGGTTAGGGAAGGCCCAAATGTCCGCCAGAGCTTCGACGGTTTCAAGGTCCGGGGTAAGGTTGGCGGTTGGCACGTCGACGGCTGGGCCGTGCGCCCCGATCTCGACAAACCTGGCTTCTTCAACAACGCGCCGAACCACGCGACCGAGTTCTGGGGAGTGTACGCAACCCGTCCAGTAACGAAGCTTGCCTCCGCGGACGGCTACTACCTGGGACTCGATCGTCAGTCCGCGACGTTCAATCGTGGAACGGCTCATGAACTGCGTCACACCCTTGGCGTTCGGCTTTGGAGGCCGATCGCCCTGAAAGAAAAGCGGTGGGATTTCGACGACGAAGCGGTTTGGCAGTTCGGCAGCTTTGGTACAGGAGGGATCAGGGCTTGGACAGTCGCCTCGGACCACGGCTACAGCTTCCTCGATACTCCACTGCGCCCCCGCGTGAGCGTGAAGGCGGATCTCTCCAGCGGCGACGATCCGAATAAGAAGGATCTTGGCACATTCAACCCGATCTTTCCGCTTGGCAACTACTTCGGGGTTCTTGCCTCGACCGGCCCCGGTCCAGTGAACTTCATGGACATTCATCCCAGGCTGCAGACGCAGTTCCCGCATGGCGTGACGGTCTCTACCGATTGGGTCTTCCAATGGAGGCAAAGCACCTTGGATGGAATCTATACGGTTCCAGGTTCGCTCCTGCGACCCACAGGAACGAGCCGCGCGAGGTATGTGGGCGACCGGCCCGGAATTGAGGTGAAATGGCAAGTAGATCGCCACCTCTGGATGCAGGCAGACTACGGCATCTTCGACCCCGGCAACTTCATCAAGCAGACCCAGCCAGCGAAGGACCTCAATTATTGGGCGCTCTGGGCCGGGTACAAGTTTTAA
- a CDS encoding hydrolase, whose amino-acid sequence MSSPFHIAERSEKGLLTPHNCVLVQIDLQPQMLFAVTNFDRQAVINNNVVLAKAALIFGVPNVLSTVETKSFSGLVWPQIQALFPDQKPIERTSMNSWDDKNFVAAVAKTGKKKIVLSGLWTETCVALATIQAMYDGYEVYVVEDCCGDVSALSHENAMKRVIQAGAKPVTALSVMLEWQRDWGLTDTYAAVMDVVKNHEGEYGIGVEYAYTMIHGAKPTKFPEYVIPGAALVGK is encoded by the coding sequence ATGTCCAGTCCATTCCATATTGCGGAGCGAAGCGAGAAGGGTCTCCTGACTCCTCACAACTGCGTCCTTGTCCAGATCGATCTTCAGCCGCAGATGCTCTTCGCGGTGACGAACTTCGATCGCCAGGCAGTGATCAACAACAATGTCGTTCTAGCCAAAGCGGCCTTGATCTTTGGTGTTCCCAATGTGCTCTCAACCGTCGAGACGAAGAGCTTCAGCGGGCTCGTCTGGCCGCAGATCCAGGCTTTGTTTCCTGACCAGAAGCCGATCGAGCGGACGTCCATGAACTCATGGGACGACAAGAACTTCGTCGCAGCCGTCGCGAAGACGGGCAAGAAGAAGATCGTCTTGTCGGGTCTTTGGACGGAAACCTGCGTTGCGCTCGCCACGATCCAGGCCATGTACGACGGCTATGAGGTCTACGTCGTCGAGGACTGCTGCGGGGACGTGAGCGCGCTCTCGCACGAGAACGCGATGAAACGCGTCATCCAGGCGGGAGCGAAGCCCGTGACAGCGCTTTCCGTGATGCTGGAGTGGCAGCGGGACTGGGGCCTGACCGATACCTATGCTGCCGTGATGGACGTGGTGAAGAACCACGAAGGCGAATACGGGATCGGGGTGGAGTATGCATACACGATGATCCACGGAGCCAAGCCAACGAAGTTCCCGGAGTATGTGATTCCCGGCGCGGCGTTGGTCGGCAAGTAA
- a CDS encoding alpha/beta hydrolase, with translation MNLDPHRLGAVRMSGAPMKEAGGAVILLHGRGGSADDILSLACPIKLPELTYIAPQALGNSWYPNSFLAPIDSNQPWLSSALGKVQAIVDMLDQAGIGADRVAIGGFSQGACLATEFVASHPRRYAGLFALTGGLIGPLGSELTHGGNLAGTPAFFGSSDPDPHVPWSRVQESARIFGAMGADVNIKRYEYRAHTISSDELEVVHQLLHDAFFASR, from the coding sequence ATGAATCTCGATCCGCACCGGCTTGGCGCTGTTCGAATGTCTGGGGCTCCCATGAAGGAGGCGGGTGGAGCTGTCATCCTGCTGCATGGGAGGGGCGGTTCGGCAGACGACATTCTTTCGCTGGCTTGTCCAATTAAGCTGCCGGAACTGACGTATATCGCCCCGCAGGCTCTGGGAAATAGCTGGTATCCCAATTCCTTTCTAGCGCCAATTGACTCGAATCAACCCTGGTTGTCGTCGGCCCTCGGCAAAGTGCAGGCAATCGTAGACATGCTTGATCAAGCTGGTATCGGGGCAGACCGCGTGGCCATTGGCGGGTTCTCTCAAGGGGCGTGTCTTGCAACAGAGTTCGTAGCGAGCCATCCCAGACGATATGCGGGATTGTTTGCCCTTACTGGAGGCCTGATCGGACCGCTGGGTAGCGAACTGACTCATGGAGGCAATCTGGCGGGCACACCGGCATTCTTTGGTTCGAGCGATCCAGACCCGCATGTTCCGTGGAGCCGAGTGCAGGAGTCGGCGCGGATCTTCGGTGCGATGGGAGCCGATGTGAACATCAAACGGTATGAGTACCGCGCGCACACGATCAGCAGCGACGAGCTAGAGGTTGTCCACCAACTGCTGCATGATGCCTTCTTCGCTTCGCGCTGA
- a CDS encoding ring-cleaving dioxygenase, with product MPAPIVGLHHVTAIASDPQQNLDFYTQVLGLRFVKRTVNFDDPGTYHFYFGDDAGSPGTILTFFPWPHAARGTTGLGEVTRTAFSVPLGSLEYWLQRLSDQRILVERSGRRFQEDVLTFADPDGMKIEIVIHADAGEANAPRFASVPSEYAIRGFFGVTLYEQQEGETTKILNMMGFHKVAEEGNLLRFRAEGDALGNHIDLLIDPVGGYGRPGAGSVHHIAFRAKDDAAQREWREGIAKYLDVTPVLDRTYFHSIYFREPGGVLFELATDPPGFSLDEPIESLGEALRIPEWLEPRRESIEKRLAPITLHKEMPPIEVCNGGKTL from the coding sequence ATGCCAGCGCCAATCGTCGGTTTACATCACGTCACTGCGATCGCCTCTGATCCGCAACAGAATCTCGACTTTTACACCCAGGTACTTGGGCTTCGGTTCGTCAAGCGGACTGTCAACTTCGACGATCCGGGGACATACCACTTCTACTTCGGCGACGACGCTGGCTCGCCGGGGACGATTCTCACATTCTTCCCGTGGCCTCACGCCGCCAGAGGAACTACGGGGCTCGGCGAGGTTACCAGAACGGCATTCAGTGTGCCTCTCGGTTCGCTTGAGTATTGGCTGCAGCGTCTCAGCGATCAAAGGATATTGGTGGAACGTTCAGGGCGTCGTTTTCAGGAAGATGTGCTGACCTTTGCCGATCCCGATGGCATGAAGATCGAGATCGTTATTCATGCAGATGCGGGCGAAGCGAATGCGCCGCGCTTTGCATCCGTGCCGTCGGAGTATGCGATCCGTGGATTCTTCGGGGTCACGCTCTATGAGCAGCAAGAGGGTGAGACCACGAAGATTCTCAATATGATGGGATTCCACAAAGTCGCTGAGGAAGGCAATCTGCTACGCTTTCGAGCGGAAGGTGACGCTCTTGGAAACCACATCGACCTGCTGATCGATCCGGTCGGCGGCTACGGGCGCCCTGGTGCTGGGTCCGTGCATCACATCGCGTTTCGGGCCAAGGACGATGCCGCGCAGCGTGAATGGCGAGAAGGGATTGCGAAGTATTTGGACGTGACTCCTGTGCTTGATCGGACCTACTTTCATTCGATTTACTTCCGAGAACCGGGAGGCGTGCTCTTCGAGCTTGCGACGGACCCGCCGGGCTTTTCGCTCGACGAGCCAATCGAATCGCTGGGGGAGGCTTTACGCATCCCCGAATGGCTGGAGCCACGACGGGAGTCAATCGAAAAGCGGCTGGCACCCATCACGCTGCACAAGGAGATGCCGCCGATTGAGGTTTGTAATGGAGGGAAAACACTATGA
- a CDS encoding DoxX family protein — MNRLQTASLITARVLLALVFLLNGLGIVDQSEALRELIGRGAPVSIAPTLLWIARAVEVIAGASLAFGIAPELAAVALIGFLIPATWVGHPFWLEKGESIYIPQLINFFKNVAIIGGLLFVASIGNQTSLLSTSVLYRRKLKPPS, encoded by the coding sequence ATGAACCGCTTACAGACCGCTTCTCTGATCACGGCGCGAGTTCTTCTTGCGCTTGTATTCCTACTGAACGGCCTCGGGATTGTCGATCAGAGCGAAGCGCTCCGCGAGTTGATCGGTCGGGGGGCCCCGGTCAGCATCGCGCCCACACTCTTATGGATTGCGCGAGCCGTGGAGGTCATCGCCGGCGCTTCGCTGGCCTTCGGGATCGCTCCGGAACTCGCCGCTGTTGCACTCATTGGCTTCCTGATCCCCGCGACATGGGTGGGCCATCCATTCTGGCTCGAGAAAGGCGAGAGCATCTACATACCGCAGCTCATCAACTTCTTCAAGAATGTGGCGATCATCGGGGGGCTGCTATTCGTCGCATCCATCGGCAACCAGACGTCCCTGTTAAGTACGTCCGTACTGTATCGCCGGAAACTCAAGCCCCCAAGTTAG
- a CDS encoding amidohydrolase yields MVPNTILYNGKIATNGTPRFVEAVAIEDGKITAIGTDGEVLALQGPSTKLIDLKRHTAIPGLNDSHIHTIRGGLNFNMELRWDGVPSLADALSMLKEQAQRTAPPQWVRVVGGWNEFQFAERRMPTIAEINEAAPEVPVFVLHLYDRAWLNGAALRAVGYTKGNVPSFPAGEVEYDSNGNPTGMIIAKPNANILYSTLAKGPKLSHEDQLNSTRLFMRELNRFGLTSAIDAGGGFQNFPDDYEVINELHKSGDMSLRIAYNLFTQKPKQELSDFQRWTGMVKPGQGDDYFRVNGAGEMLVFSAADFEDFLVERPDVPAVMEGELEAVVRHLAENRWPFRLHATYDETISHALNVYERVNRDVPLEGLHWFFDHCETVSERNLERIKALGGGIAIQNRMAFQGEYFVDRYGKQQAAHTPPIRKMLELGISVGAGTDATRVSSYNPFLSLYWLITGKTVGGLGLYPQENRMSSEEALRLYTIGSSWFSSEDGKKGSIAVGQFADLAVLSADFFTIPEEDIRDLESVLTVTGGKVVYAADNFEPLAPPSLPVSPDWSPVKTYGGYAKNNLYPAAVHARTQQPVAQTAHRHRYVQSDGGVWSLGCDCFAF; encoded by the coding sequence ATGGTTCCCAACACAATTCTCTACAACGGAAAGATCGCTACAAACGGCACCCCGCGCTTCGTGGAAGCGGTTGCTATCGAAGATGGCAAGATTACGGCCATCGGAACTGACGGCGAGGTGCTCGCGCTTCAGGGGCCCAGCACAAAGCTCATCGACCTAAAGCGGCATACGGCGATCCCGGGATTGAATGATTCGCATATCCACACCATCCGTGGCGGCCTCAACTTCAACATGGAACTGCGCTGGGATGGAGTACCGTCACTGGCCGACGCGCTAAGCATGCTCAAGGAACAGGCACAGCGGACCGCTCCGCCTCAATGGGTGCGGGTTGTCGGCGGCTGGAATGAGTTCCAGTTTGCCGAGCGGCGCATGCCGACGATCGCTGAGATCAATGAGGCAGCGCCAGAGGTCCCGGTCTTTGTGCTTCACCTTTACGACCGCGCGTGGCTGAACGGGGCTGCACTGCGCGCCGTTGGTTATACGAAGGGCAACGTTCCGTCATTTCCTGCCGGCGAGGTCGAGTATGACAGCAACGGCAACCCGACCGGCATGATTATCGCCAAGCCGAACGCAAACATTCTCTACTCGACTCTAGCCAAAGGGCCGAAGCTTTCGCACGAAGACCAACTCAACTCGACGCGTCTCTTTATGCGCGAGTTGAATCGGTTCGGGCTGACCAGCGCTATCGACGCCGGTGGCGGCTTCCAGAACTTCCCCGACGACTACGAAGTTATCAACGAGCTGCATAAGAGCGGCGATATGTCCCTACGCATCGCCTACAATCTCTTCACACAGAAGCCAAAGCAGGAGTTGTCCGACTTCCAGCGCTGGACGGGAATGGTCAAGCCTGGTCAGGGCGACGACTACTTTCGAGTGAACGGCGCTGGCGAGATGCTCGTGTTCTCCGCAGCAGACTTCGAGGACTTCCTGGTTGAACGTCCCGATGTGCCGGCGGTGATGGAAGGGGAGCTGGAGGCGGTGGTGCGCCATCTTGCCGAAAACCGCTGGCCATTCCGGCTTCATGCGACCTATGACGAGACGATCTCCCACGCGCTGAATGTCTATGAGAGGGTAAACCGCGATGTCCCGCTGGAGGGACTGCATTGGTTCTTCGACCACTGCGAGACGGTCTCGGAGCGCAACCTAGAACGCATCAAGGCTCTCGGTGGCGGAATCGCGATCCAGAACCGGATGGCCTTCCAGGGCGAGTATTTTGTTGATCGTTACGGCAAACAACAAGCGGCGCACACACCGCCAATCCGCAAGATGCTGGAGCTCGGAATTTCGGTCGGCGCGGGGACTGACGCCACCCGTGTCTCCAGCTACAATCCATTCCTCTCGCTCTATTGGCTAATCACGGGCAAGACGGTCGGCGGATTGGGACTCTATCCGCAAGAAAACCGCATGAGCAGCGAGGAGGCGCTGCGGCTTTACACAATTGGTTCGAGCTGGTTTTCGTCGGAGGATGGCAAGAAAGGTTCGATCGCAGTGGGTCAGTTCGCGGACCTGGCTGTGCTCTCCGCCGACTTCTTCACCATCCCTGAAGAAGATATTCGCGATCTAGAGTCGGTCTTGACGGTCACGGGCGGCAAGGTGGTCTATGCGGCGGATAACTTTGAGCCGCTCGCGCCGCCGTCGTTGCCGGTCAGCCCAGATTGGTCGCCCGTCAAGACTTATGGAGGCTACGCGAAGAACAATTTGTATCCCGCAGCTGTCCATGCACGGACGCAGCAGCCAGTCGCGCAAACAGCACACCGGCATCGGTATGTGCAGAGCGATGGCGGTGTATGGAGTCTTGGCTGCGATTGCTTTGCGTTCTAG